In Sphingomonas crocodyli, a genomic segment contains:
- a CDS encoding class I SAM-dependent methyltransferase: MIDQLLDGNVINVEHLEGCPVHEHHFPQGWTNLTEVNLLYTLAKNVEGPVLEIGPWLGRSTLAIAAAIRDSGKETPFDTIDYGPTSIAEWNEMFGDTFSAFLDNDAVVRSIHTKGGSTAVLIDTIRNAGLLQYVTTFVRGDFLKVPKRSSYSMIFCDTLHDEREIHAYGAAINELLEPGGWLLCDDIYDERLGTILQKYIACDLVGYSKDVDEYSKFMVARKAGGTTQTPPTYEEATV; encoded by the coding sequence GTGATCGATCAACTATTGGATGGCAATGTAATCAACGTTGAGCATCTTGAGGGATGCCCGGTACATGAACATCACTTTCCGCAGGGCTGGACGAACCTCACCGAAGTGAATCTGCTCTATACCCTCGCCAAGAACGTCGAAGGGCCTGTTCTGGAAATCGGGCCGTGGCTTGGCCGCTCTACCCTCGCTATCGCCGCAGCTATTAGGGATTCTGGCAAAGAAACACCGTTCGACACGATCGACTATGGCCCGACCTCGATCGCCGAGTGGAACGAAATGTTTGGCGATACCTTCTCGGCGTTCCTCGACAACGATGCGGTCGTTCGCAGCATTCATACCAAGGGCGGCAGCACTGCGGTACTGATTGACACGATTCGCAATGCCGGCCTGCTCCAATACGTGACCACGTTCGTCCGCGGTGACTTCTTGAAGGTGCCGAAGCGCTCAAGCTATTCGATGATCTTCTGCGATACGCTGCACGACGAGCGCGAGATCCACGCTTACGGTGCAGCGATCAATGAGCTGCTTGAGCCCGGTGGCTGGTTACTGTGCGACGACATCTACGACGAACGCCTGGGAACAATCCTGCAGAAGTATATTGCCTGCGATCTCGTGGGCTACTCGAAGGACGTGGACGAGTATTCCAAGTTCATGGTCGCGCGGAAGGCGGGCGGGACGACGCAGACCCCACCGACCTATGAGGAAGCTACGGTCTAG
- a CDS encoding glutathione S-transferase family protein — MFQLYQFPLCPYSRKVRLQMEEKGIAYQLVRESPWERRDEFLDMNPSGQTPVLADATLGLTLIDSKAIGEYLEETVERAPMIPGNVAARAEVRRLVAYFDEKFHGDVVGPLLHERAIKRIVHRLSPDAGVLRHAMKAANDHLDYIDYLVASRRWIAGPLLSLADLACAAHLSVADYLGGIDWRGHDETRQWYSGMKSRRSLRTVLADRMELVSPPDHYEKPDF; from the coding sequence ATGTTCCAGCTGTATCAGTTTCCCCTCTGCCCCTATTCGCGCAAAGTGCGGCTCCAGATGGAGGAGAAGGGCATCGCGTATCAGCTGGTGCGCGAATCCCCGTGGGAGCGGCGCGACGAGTTCCTCGACATGAACCCGAGCGGCCAGACCCCGGTTCTGGCCGACGCCACCCTCGGCCTGACGCTGATCGATTCGAAGGCGATCGGCGAATATCTGGAAGAGACGGTCGAACGCGCGCCGATGATCCCCGGCAATGTCGCCGCGCGCGCCGAGGTGCGCCGGCTGGTCGCCTATTTCGACGAGAAGTTTCACGGCGACGTGGTCGGCCCGCTGCTGCACGAGCGCGCGATCAAGCGGATCGTCCACCGCCTGTCGCCCGACGCGGGCGTGCTGCGCCATGCGATGAAGGCCGCGAACGACCATCTCGATTATATCGATTATCTGGTGGCCAGCCGCCGCTGGATCGCCGGGCCGCTGCTGAGCCTCGCCGACCTGGCCTGCGCGGCGCATCTGTCGGTCGCCGACTATCTGGGCGGGATCGACTGGCGCGGGCATGACGAGACGCGCCAATGGTATTCGGGAATGAAGTCGCGCCGGTCGCTGCGCACCGTGCTGGCCGATCGGATGGAGCTGGTTTCGCCCCCCGATCATTATGAGAAGCCCGACTTCTAG
- the gltB gene encoding glutamate synthase large subunit codes for MSHTENEWMAGERERLAREGMYRPEYEGDACGVGLVAATDGKPSRRVVAAAIDALKAVWHRGAVDADGKTGDGAGIHVDLPVRFFDDAIEYAGHKPRPNRLAVGMIFLPRTDLGAQETCRTIVEAEIIDFGYTIYGWRQVPVDVSVIGEKAQSTRPEIEQIMIAGPMPDEMSEAEFEKNLYLIRRRIERKVIEAQIQGFYICSLSARSIIYKGLFLAEELSVFYPDLKDQRFVSRVAIFHQRYSTNTFPQWWLAQPFRTLAHNGEINTIRGNKNWMKSHEIKMASLAFGEHSDEIKPLIPSGASDTAALDAVFEAICRSGRDAPTAKLMLVPEAWQGSTDLPKPVMDMYSYFGSVMEPWDGPAALAMTDGRWVVAGVDRNALRPLRTTRTADNLLIVGSETGMVVVPESTIVSKGRMGPGQMIAIDLEEGKLYGDAEIKAQIAGEAPYGEWVKGFRTLADLPTPDEDMIPRWERAELLRRQVSAGQTMEDMELILSPQVEDAKEAIGSMGDDAPLAVISDKPRLISHFFRQNFSQVTNPPIDSLRETRVMSLKTRFGNLANILDSEAAQSDVLVLESPVLHCRDWHTLKNHFGAQAAEIDCTYDSDGGPDGLRNAIARVRTEAEIAVREGKTEIFLTDEHVGPNRVAIAMVLAAAAVHTHLVRKGLRSYASVNVRSAECLDTHYYAVLIGVGATTVNAYLSEAAIADRHARGLFGDISIADALKRHRKAIDDGLLKIMSKMGIAVISSYRGGYNFEAVGLSRALVNDLFPGMPTKISGEGYNSLQLSAMLRHEAAHDDVVVNLPVGGFYRQRNGGEAHAYSAQLMHLLQSSVSTDSYSTYLQFSRGVRDMPPVYLRDLLEFNWAREGIPIDSVEAITEIRKRFVTPGMSLGALSPEAHETLAIAMNRIGAKAVSGEGGEDKSRYTPYDNGDNANSVIKQIASGRFGVTAEYLGAAEELEIKVAQGAKPGEGGQLPGFKVTEMIAKLRHSTPGVMLISPPPHHDIYSIEDLAQLIYDLKQINPRARVCVKLVSSAGIGTVAAGVAKAHADVILVSGHNGGTGASPQTSIKYAGTPWEMGLTETNQVLTLNGLRHRIKLRTDGGLKTGRDIVIAAILGAEEFGIGTLSLVAMGCIMVRQCHSNTCPVGVCTQDDKLRQKFVGTPEKVINLMTFIAEEVREILAKLGVRSLDEIIGRTELLRQVSRGAEHLDDLDLNPILAKVDAPESKRRFNIEGFRNEVPDSLDAQMIDDAKAVFERREKMQLTYTVRNTHRAVGTRFSAEITQRFGMSTLADGHVHIRLRGSAGQSLGAFGVKGMTLEVFGDANDYVGKGLSGAIITVRPMVSSPLETKHNTIIGNTVLYGATSGKLFAAGQAGERFAVRNSGATVVVEGCGANGCEYMTGGTAVILGKVGENFGAGMTGGMAFVLDEDGSFATHANPESILWQRFESHYWEQRAKALIAEHAVMTDSKWAHSVLDDWDRWRGKIWQVCPKEMVSRLEYPLNDNDAEVVAAE; via the coding sequence ATGAGCCACACCGAGAACGAATGGATGGCCGGCGAGCGTGAGCGTCTCGCCCGCGAAGGCATGTATCGCCCCGAATATGAAGGCGACGCCTGCGGCGTGGGCCTGGTCGCGGCAACCGACGGGAAGCCGTCGCGGCGCGTGGTGGCGGCGGCGATCGACGCGCTGAAGGCGGTGTGGCATCGCGGCGCGGTCGACGCCGATGGCAAGACCGGCGACGGCGCGGGCATCCATGTCGACCTGCCCGTCCGCTTCTTCGACGATGCGATCGAATATGCGGGGCACAAGCCGCGCCCGAACCGGCTGGCTGTCGGCATGATCTTCCTGCCGCGCACCGATCTGGGCGCGCAGGAGACGTGCCGCACGATCGTCGAGGCCGAGATCATCGATTTCGGCTACACCATCTATGGCTGGCGCCAGGTGCCCGTCGACGTTTCCGTGATCGGCGAGAAGGCGCAGAGCACGCGCCCCGAAATCGAGCAGATCATGATCGCCGGGCCGATGCCCGACGAAATGTCCGAAGCCGAGTTCGAAAAGAACCTGTACCTGATCCGCCGCCGGATCGAGCGCAAGGTGATCGAGGCCCAGATCCAGGGCTTCTACATCTGCTCGCTCAGCGCGCGTTCGATCATCTATAAGGGGCTGTTCCTAGCCGAGGAGCTGTCGGTCTTCTATCCCGACCTGAAGGATCAGCGGTTCGTCAGCCGCGTCGCGATCTTCCACCAGCGTTATTCGACCAACACCTTCCCGCAATGGTGGCTGGCGCAGCCGTTCCGGACCTTGGCGCACAATGGCGAGATCAACACGATCCGCGGCAACAAGAACTGGATGAAGAGCCACGAGATCAAGATGGCGTCGCTCGCCTTTGGCGAGCACTCCGACGAGATCAAGCCGCTCATCCCGTCGGGCGCGTCCGACACCGCGGCGCTTGACGCGGTGTTCGAGGCGATCTGCCGGTCGGGCCGCGACGCACCGACCGCCAAGCTGATGCTCGTCCCCGAGGCGTGGCAGGGCAGCACCGATCTGCCGAAGCCCGTCATGGACATGTACAGCTATTTCGGTTCGGTCATGGAGCCTTGGGACGGCCCGGCCGCGCTGGCGATGACCGACGGCCGCTGGGTCGTGGCGGGCGTCGACCGCAATGCGCTGCGCCCGCTGCGCACCACGCGCACCGCCGACAATCTGCTGATCGTGGGTTCGGAAACCGGCATGGTCGTCGTTCCGGAATCGACGATCGTGTCGAAGGGCCGGATGGGCCCCGGCCAGATGATCGCGATCGATCTGGAAGAGGGCAAGCTGTACGGCGACGCCGAGATCAAGGCGCAGATCGCGGGCGAAGCGCCCTATGGTGAATGGGTGAAGGGTTTCCGCACCCTGGCCGACCTGCCGACCCCGGACGAGGACATGATCCCGCGCTGGGAGCGCGCCGAACTGCTGCGTCGCCAGGTTTCCGCCGGCCAGACGATGGAGGACATGGAGCTGATCCTGTCCCCGCAGGTCGAGGATGCGAAGGAAGCGATCGGTTCGATGGGCGACGACGCGCCTCTGGCCGTCATCAGCGACAAGCCGCGCCTGATCAGCCACTTCTTCCGCCAGAATTTCAGCCAGGTGACCAACCCGCCGATCGACAGCTTGCGCGAAACGCGCGTGATGTCGCTCAAGACGCGGTTCGGCAACCTCGCCAACATCCTGGACAGCGAAGCGGCGCAGAGCGACGTGCTGGTGCTGGAAAGCCCGGTTCTCCACTGCCGCGACTGGCACACGCTGAAGAACCATTTCGGCGCGCAGGCGGCCGAGATCGACTGCACCTATGATTCCGATGGCGGGCCGGATGGGCTGCGCAACGCGATCGCCCGCGTGCGGACCGAGGCCGAAATCGCGGTGCGCGAGGGCAAGACCGAAATCTTCCTGACCGACGAACATGTCGGGCCGAACCGGGTCGCGATCGCGATGGTGCTGGCGGCGGCGGCCGTCCACACCCACCTGGTCCGCAAGGGGCTGCGTTCCTATGCGTCGGTCAACGTGCGGTCGGCCGAATGCCTCGACACGCATTATTATGCGGTGCTGATCGGCGTCGGCGCGACCACGGTGAACGCCTATCTGAGCGAGGCGGCGATCGCCGATCGCCATGCGCGCGGCCTGTTCGGCGACATCAGCATCGCCGACGCGCTCAAGCGCCATCGCAAGGCGATCGACGACGGTCTGCTCAAGATCATGTCGAAGATGGGGATCGCGGTGATCTCCAGCTATCGCGGCGGCTATAATTTCGAAGCGGTGGGCCTGAGCCGTGCGCTGGTGAACGATCTGTTCCCCGGCATGCCCACCAAGATTTCGGGCGAAGGCTATAACTCGCTCCAGCTGTCCGCGATGCTGCGGCACGAAGCGGCGCATGACGATGTCGTCGTCAACCTGCCGGTTGGCGGTTTCTATCGCCAGCGCAACGGCGGCGAGGCGCATGCCTATTCGGCGCAGCTGATGCACCTGCTGCAAAGCTCGGTGTCGACCGACAGCTATTCGACCTATCTGCAATTCTCGCGCGGCGTGCGCGATATGCCGCCGGTCTATCTGCGCGATCTTCTGGAGTTCAACTGGGCGCGCGAGGGGATTCCGATCGACTCGGTCGAGGCGATCACCGAAATCCGCAAGCGTTTCGTGACGCCGGGCATGTCGCTGGGCGCGCTCAGCCCCGAAGCGCATGAGACGCTGGCGATCGCGATGAACCGGATCGGCGCGAAGGCCGTGTCGGGCGAAGGCGGCGAGGACAAGTCGCGCTACACGCCCTACGACAATGGCGACAATGCGAACTCGGTGATCAAGCAGATCGCGTCGGGCCGCTTCGGCGTGACCGCCGAATATCTGGGCGCCGCCGAGGAACTGGAGATCAAGGTCGCACAGGGCGCCAAGCCCGGCGAAGGCGGGCAGCTGCCCGGCTTCAAGGTGACCGAGATGATCGCCAAGCTGCGCCATTCGACGCCGGGCGTGATGCTGATTTCGCCCCCGCCGCACCACGACATCTATTCGATCGAGGATCTGGCGCAGCTGATCTACGACCTGAAGCAGATCAATCCGCGCGCGCGGGTCTGCGTCAAGCTCGTCAGCTCGGCCGGCATCGGCACGGTCGCGGCCGGCGTCGCAAAAGCCCACGCGGACGTGATCCTGGTGTCGGGCCACAATGGCGGCACCGGCGCTTCGCCGCAGACGTCGATCAAGTACGCCGGCACCCCGTGGGAAATGGGGCTGACCGAGACGAACCAGGTGCTGACGCTCAACGGGCTGCGGCATCGCATCAAGCTGCGCACCGACGGCGGCCTCAAGACCGGCCGCGACATCGTGATCGCGGCGATCCTGGGCGCCGAGGAATTCGGCATCGGCACGCTGTCGCTGGTGGCGATGGGCTGCATCATGGTGCGCCAGTGCCATTCGAACACCTGCCCGGTCGGCGTCTGCACGCAGGATGACAAGCTGCGCCAGAAGTTCGTCGGCACGCCGGAAAAGGTCATCAACCTGATGACCTTCATCGCCGAGGAAGTGCGCGAGATCCTGGCCAAGCTGGGCGTCCGCTCGCTCGACGAGATCATCGGCCGCACCGAGCTGCTCCGTCAGGTGAGCCGTGGCGCCGAGCATCTCGACGACTTGGATCTCAACCCGATCCTGGCGAAGGTCGACGCGCCCGAATCCAAGCGGCGCTTCAACATCGAGGGCTTCCGCAACGAAGTGCCCGACAGCCTCGACGCGCAGATGATCGACGACGCCAAGGCGGTGTTCGAACGGCGCGAGAAGATGCAGCTGACCTATACGGTGCGCAACACGCACCGCGCCGTCGGCACCCGCTTCTCGGCCGAGATCACGCAGCGCTTCGGCATGTCGACGCTGGCGGACGGGCACGTCCACATCCGCCTGCGCGGTTCGGCGGGCCAGTCGCTCGGCGCGTTCGGCGTGAAGGGCATGACGCTCGAAGTGTTCGGCGACGCCAACGATTATGTCGGCAAGGGCCTGTCGGGCGCGATCATCACGGTGCGCCCGATGGTGTCGAGCCCGCTGGAGACCAAGCACAACACGATCATCGGCAACACCGTCCTGTACGGTGCGACCAGCGGCAAGCTGTTCGCGGCGGGCCAGGCGGGCGAACGCTTCGCGGTGCGCAATTCGGGCGCGACCGTGGTGGTCGAAGGCTGCGGCGCGAACGGATGCGAATATATGACCGGGGGCACCGCGGTGATCCTGGGCAAGGTTGGCGAGAATTTCGGCGCGGGCATGACCGGCGGCATGGCCTTCGTCCTGGACGAGGACGGCAGCTTCGCGACGCACGCCAACCCCGAAAGCATCCTGTGGCAGCGCTTCGAATCGCATTATTGGGAACAGCGCGCCAAGGCGCTGATCGCCGAACATGCGGTGATGACCGACAGCAAGTGGGCGCATTCGGTGCTCGATGACTGGGATCGCTGGCGCGGCAAGATCTGGCAGGTCTGCCCCAAGGAAATGGTCAGCCGGCTCGAATATCCGCTGAACGACAACGACGCCGAGGTCGTGGCGGCGGAGTGA
- a CDS encoding NAD(P)-dependent oxidoreductase encodes MANEPMLKFVVRGQDYPVKRDASDRTADFGEISARYNDEAAGEQASRCSQCGVPYCATHCPLHNHIPDWLRLTTEGRLREAYELSNATSTMPEICGRICPQDRLCEGNCVIEFSGHGAVTIGSVEKYITDTAWENGWVEPVRVGPAKGQSIGVIGAGPAGLTTAELMRARGYEVHVYDRHDRAGGLLTYGIPGFKLEKDVVMRRVKRLADAGIVFHNSFEVGRDATLDELRGRHDALLIATGVYKPRAIKAPGVGAPGVVDALDYLIASNRKGFGDAVEAYDNGGLNAADKNVVVIGGGDTAMDCVRTAIRQGAKSVKCLYRRDKANMPGSQRETKNAEEEGVEFVWLSAPEAFDGTDAVSGVRAIKMRLGAPDASGRRAPEPDPGSEFRLDADLVIKALGFDPEELPHMFGAPDLSVTRWGTLRVDHKTMQTSVEGVFAAGDIVRGASLVVWAIRDGRDVAERMHAFLKAKKAASPAKVAA; translated from the coding sequence ATGGCCAATGAACCGATGCTGAAGTTCGTCGTGCGGGGGCAGGATTATCCTGTCAAACGCGACGCATCCGATCGCACCGCCGATTTTGGCGAGATCAGCGCACGTTATAATGACGAAGCGGCAGGCGAGCAGGCTTCGCGCTGTTCGCAGTGCGGCGTGCCTTACTGCGCGACGCATTGCCCGCTGCACAACCATATTCCGGACTGGCTGCGCCTGACGACCGAAGGGCGTCTGCGCGAGGCCTATGAACTGTCGAACGCGACGTCGACCATGCCCGAAATCTGCGGCCGCATCTGCCCGCAGGACCGGCTGTGCGAAGGCAATTGCGTGATCGAATTCTCCGGCCACGGCGCGGTGACGATCGGGTCGGTCGAAAAGTACATCACCGACACGGCCTGGGAAAATGGCTGGGTCGAGCCGGTGCGCGTCGGCCCCGCAAAGGGCCAGTCGATCGGTGTGATCGGCGCCGGCCCCGCGGGCCTGACCACCGCCGAACTGATGCGCGCGCGCGGTTACGAGGTGCACGTCTATGACCGTCACGATCGCGCCGGCGGCCTGCTGACCTACGGCATTCCCGGCTTCAAGCTGGAAAAGGACGTGGTGATGCGCCGCGTGAAGCGGCTGGCCGATGCGGGCATCGTCTTCCACAACAGCTTCGAAGTCGGCCGCGACGCGACCCTCGACGAGCTGCGCGGGCGGCACGACGCGCTGCTGATCGCCACCGGCGTTTACAAGCCGCGCGCGATCAAGGCGCCGGGCGTCGGCGCGCCGGGCGTGGTCGATGCGCTCGACTATCTGATCGCGTCGAACCGCAAGGGCTTTGGTGACGCGGTCGAAGCCTATGACAATGGTGGGCTCAACGCGGCGGACAAGAATGTCGTCGTGATCGGCGGCGGCGATACCGCGATGGACTGTGTCCGCACCGCGATCCGCCAGGGCGCCAAGTCGGTCAAGTGCCTCTACCGCCGCGACAAGGCCAATATGCCGGGTTCGCAGCGCGAGACGAAGAATGCCGAGGAAGAAGGCGTCGAGTTCGTGTGGCTCTCCGCCCCCGAAGCCTTCGACGGCACCGATGCGGTCAGCGGCGTGCGCGCGATCAAGATGCGTCTGGGCGCGCCCGACGCTTCGGGCCGCCGCGCGCCCGAGCCCGATCCGGGCAGCGAGTTCCGCCTCGACGCCGATCTGGTGATCAAGGCGCTGGGCTTCGACCCCGAGGAACTGCCGCACATGTTCGGCGCGCCCGATCTGTCGGTAACCCGCTGGGGCACTTTGCGCGTCGACCACAAGACGATGCAGACCAGCGTCGAGGGCGTGTTCGCCGCGGGCGACATCGTGCGCGGTGCCTCGCTGGTCGTCTGGGCGATCCGCGACGGCCGCGATGTGGCGGAACGCATGCACGCCTTCCTGAAGGCGAAGAAGGCCGCTTCCCCTGCGAAGGTGGCGGCATGA
- a CDS encoding undecaprenyl-diphosphate phosphatase: MPFLVILFLGIVEGLTEFIPVSSTGHLILAGELVKVPEGSETFDIVIQLGAILSVLVVYRARFAAVLAGLGRRDPASIHFTRNVLLGFLPSAVIGAVAYSAIKALLNQPIVVAIALLVGGVAMLAIERMAKRITTESVEGMGWRTALGIGFVQCISMIPGVSRSGATIMGALLLGVERKTAAEYSFFLAIPTMLGATTLALWKARHELGGDQITDIALGFVISFVVAIVVIRWFLAVVTKRGFGPFAWYRIVVGAAALIWLLAR, encoded by the coding sequence GTGCCGTTCCTCGTCATCCTGTTCCTCGGCATCGTCGAGGGACTGACCGAGTTCATCCCCGTCTCCTCGACCGGGCACCTGATTCTGGCCGGTGAGCTGGTGAAGGTGCCCGAGGGCAGCGAGACGTTCGACATCGTGATCCAGCTGGGCGCGATCCTGTCGGTGCTCGTGGTCTATCGCGCGCGCTTCGCCGCGGTGCTGGCGGGGCTGGGGCGGCGCGATCCGGCGTCGATCCATTTCACCCGCAACGTCCTGCTCGGCTTCCTGCCGTCCGCGGTGATCGGCGCGGTCGCCTATTCGGCGATCAAGGCGCTGCTCAATCAGCCGATCGTGGTCGCGATCGCGCTGCTGGTCGGCGGCGTCGCGATGCTGGCGATCGAACGGATGGCGAAGCGGATCACGACCGAGAGCGTCGAGGGGATGGGCTGGCGCACCGCATTGGGCATCGGCTTTGTCCAGTGCATATCGATGATCCCCGGCGTCAGCCGATCGGGTGCCACGATCATGGGCGCGCTGCTGCTGGGCGTCGAGCGCAAGACGGCGGCCGAATATAGCTTCTTCCTGGCGATCCCGACGATGCTGGGCGCGACCACGCTGGCGCTGTGGAAGGCGCGGCATGAGCTGGGCGGCGATCAGATCACCGATATCGCGCTGGGCTTCGTTATTTCGTTCGTCGTCGCGATCGTGGTGATCCGCTGGTTCCTGGCCGTGGTGACGAAGCGCGGATTTGGGCCATTCGCCTGGTATCGAATCGTGGTGGGCGCGGCGGCTTTGATCTGGCTCTTGGCACGATAA
- a CDS encoding complex I NDUFA9 subunit family protein — protein MSRLVTLFGGGGFLGRYVAQELLKAGARVRVVERDPRKALAIKPLGGLGQTQFVSADITKPASVARAIAGSDSVVNLVGILSGDFKRIHVEGAANVAKAAADAGATALVHISAIGADPESASAYGRTKGEGEAAVKAAYPAATIIRPSILFGQEDDFVNRFAAMQAMPIVPVMRPTVKFQPAWVADVARAIAAAALDPATYGGQTYELGGPEQITMQGLQDFIARETGREPTFAPIPDAIGGMVATVAGLLPGAPITRDQWAMLQTDNVATGNGFAAFGIDPTPMDAVAPAWLVQFKPRGRFAPARAKPAA, from the coding sequence ATGAGCCGGTTGGTCACGCTGTTCGGCGGAGGCGGTTTTCTGGGCCGCTATGTGGCGCAGGAGCTGCTGAAGGCAGGCGCGCGGGTGCGCGTGGTGGAACGGGATCCGCGCAAGGCGCTGGCGATCAAGCCGCTGGGCGGGCTGGGCCAGACCCAGTTCGTTTCGGCGGACATCACCAAGCCGGCGAGCGTCGCCCGCGCGATTGCGGGCAGCGATTCGGTGGTGAACCTGGTCGGCATCCTTTCGGGCGACTTCAAGCGCATCCATGTCGAGGGTGCGGCGAACGTGGCCAAGGCCGCCGCCGATGCGGGCGCGACCGCGCTGGTCCACATTTCCGCGATCGGCGCCGATCCGGAGAGCGCGTCGGCCTATGGCCGCACCAAGGGCGAGGGCGAAGCGGCGGTGAAGGCCGCTTATCCCGCCGCCACGATCATCCGCCCGTCGATCCTGTTCGGGCAGGAAGACGATTTCGTGAACCGCTTCGCCGCGATGCAGGCGATGCCGATCGTGCCGGTGATGCGCCCGACCGTGAAGTTCCAGCCGGCCTGGGTGGCCGACGTCGCCCGCGCGATCGCGGCCGCGGCGCTCGATCCCGCGACCTATGGCGGCCAGACCTACGAACTGGGCGGGCCGGAACAGATCACGATGCAGGGCCTGCAGGACTTCATCGCGCGCGAGACCGGGCGCGAGCCGACCTTCGCCCCCATCCCCGACGCGATCGGCGGCATGGTGGCGACCGTGGCCGGCCTGCTGCCCGGCGCGCCGATCACGCGCGACCAGTGGGCGATGCTGCAGACCGACAATGTCGCGACCGGCAACGGCTTTGCCGCGTTCGGGATCGATCCGACCCCGATGGACGCGGTGGCCCCCGCCTGGCTGGTGCAGTTCAAGCCCCGCGGCCGCTTCGCCCCGGCGCGCGCCAAGCCGGCCGCCTAA